From the Primulina tabacum isolate GXHZ01 chromosome 3, ASM2559414v2, whole genome shotgun sequence genome, one window contains:
- the LOC142540223 gene encoding large ribosomal subunit protein eL33y: protein MVKGRQGERVRLYVRGTILGYKRSKSNQYPNTSLIQIEGVNTQEEVAWYLGKRMAYIYKAKVKKNGSHYRCIWGKVTRPHGNSGVVRAKFKSNLPPKSMGARVRVFMYPSNI, encoded by the exons ATGGTGAAGGGTCGTCAAGGAGAACGCGTTAG GCTTTATGTCCGCGGAACTATACTTGGGTACAAAAG GTCGAAGTCAAACCAGTACCCAAACACGTCCTTGATACAGATAGAAGGAGTGAACACGCAAGAGGAGGTTGCGTGGTACCTCGGTAAGCGGATGGCGTACATTTATAAGGCCAAGGTTAAGAAGAACGGCTCTCACTACCGTTGCATTTGGGGTAAGGTCACTCGACCTCACGGAAACAGTGGTGTTGTTCGTGCTAAGTTCAAATCTAATCTTCCCCCAAAATCCATG GGTGCTAGAGTAAGGGTATTCATGTACCCTAGCAACATATGA
- the LOC142540222 gene encoding steroid 5-alpha-reductase DET2, producing MAADQDLFHYSLLTLFFITPPTIISLIFLTAPYGRHHRVGWGPTIPPPLAWFLMESPTVWLSFLLFPRGQNHRDPRAIVLISVFLLHYLHRTVIYPLKLLFTSSIQKKTVGGFPVSVALMAFGFNLLNTYLQARWVSEYADFHGDRWFWWRFVAGTFVFGGGMAANIWSDNLLTGLKNSGGGYKIPKGGLFEWVSCPNYAGEILEWLGWALMTWSWAGLGFFVYTCANLVPRAGANHRWYFEKFGEDYPKNRKAVIPFVY from the coding sequence ATGGCCGCAGATCAGGATTTGTTTCACTACAGCCTTCTGACCCTTTTCTTCATCACACCACCAACCATCATATCCCTCATCTTCCTCACCGCTCCATATGGCAGGCACCACCGTGTCGGATGGGGCCCCACAATACCGCCTCCACTAGCCTGGTTCTTGATGGAGAGCCCCACCGTGTGGCTCAGCTTCCTCCTCTTCCCCCGCGGCCAAAACCACCGGGACCCTCGTGCAATCGTCCTCATCTCCGTATTCCTCCTCCACTACCTCCATCGCACGGTCATATACCCACTCAAACTTCTGTTCACATCATCTATCCAGAAAAAAACAGTCGGAGGGTTCCCGGTGAGCGTGGCCCTGATGGCGTTCGGGTTCAACCTCTTGAATACTTACTTGCAGGCCAGATGGGTGTCCGAATACGCTGATTTCCACGGAGATCGGTGGTTCTGGTGGCGGTTCGTCGCCGGGACGTTTGTCTTTGGTGGCGGCATGGCGGCGAATATTTGGTCTGATAATTTGCTGACGGGCCTGAAGAATAGTGGTGGGGGGTATAAGATACCGAAAGGTGGGCTGTTTGAGTGGGTTAGTTGTCCAAATTATGCAGGAGAGATTTTGGAATGGTTGGGCTGGGCCTTGATGACTTGGTCTTGGGCGGGTTTGGGCTTTTTTGTCTACACATGTGCTAATTTGGTACCCAGAGCTGGGGCGAATCACAGATGGTACTTTGAAAAGTTTGGGGAGGATTATCCTAAGAATAGGAAAGCTGTTATTCCGTttgtgtattga